A genomic region of Eucalyptus grandis isolate ANBG69807.140 chromosome 5, ASM1654582v1, whole genome shotgun sequence contains the following coding sequences:
- the LOC104447616 gene encoding pentatricopeptide repeat-containing protein At4g21170, translating to MLLQNRASIAKSFSTSTNILPWRAQIEQHQLASQISALLLQRRNWAPLLETLDLPSRLNPSLFLRVLRRIETNPRISLGFFNWVGTRLGFGADLRSCCHIIRVLVGSGDVQAARPIWDSVAKAHSASRIADSMMRASGGRGSCRSSTLSFVVEGYSHDGLCIEGLEVFGKMRMCGLTPSVDACNALLDALWRKDEITLAWCFYGAMIRARVSEDRVTWSLIAQILSKGGKFDRIVALLDLGIYSSVMYNVVIDHYSKSGEFGAAFGRLAEMLDRRVEAGFSTYSSILDGACRHRDVNVTEKTIGEMIEKGFLSPSSLLGYDSVIQKLSDLGKVHAAEMFFEKALENKVKLLNATYGCLLRAMSKEGRVKEAIRMYRMINERSIVVNDSCYDAFLDLLCKEDPSEEKSQLVRELITRGLSSCHSGLSNFLASQCRKRRWKEVEDLLDVILEKGLSLDTFCCSSLVRRYCSIGQMSKAVALHNKILKLEATLDKSAYNILLEALLRGRDIDEAFSVFDHMRRRDLVSTASFSIMIRGLCRIKELRKAMAYHDEMLEMGLKPDKASYTRLISGFR from the coding sequence ATGCTTCTCCAAAATCGCGCCTCCATCGCCAAATCGTTCTCAACCTCGACGAACATCCTCCCCTGGAGAGCTCAGATCGAGCAGCATCAGCTGGCCTCGCAGATCTCCGCCCTCCTCCTGCAGAGGCGAAACTGGGCCCCTCTTCTTGAAACCCTCGACCTCCCTTCCCGCCTGAACCCATCTCTCTTCCTCCGCGTCCTGCGCAGAATCGAGACGAACCCTCGAATATCTCTCGGTTTCTTCAACTGGGTCGGGACCAGATTGGGCTTTGGAGCGGACCTCAGGTCGTGCTGCCACATCATCCGTGTGCTGGTCGGGTCGGGTGATGTCCAGGCGGCGAGACCCATTTGGGATTCGGTCGCTAAAGCTCACTCGGCGTCGAGAATTGCGGATTCGATGATGAGAGCGTCCGGAGGTAGAGGTTCTTGTCGGTCTAGCACGTTGAGCTTTGTCGTCGAGGGGTATTCACATGACGGTCTGTGTATTGAAGGGTTGGAGGTGTTCGGGAAAATGAGGATGTGTGGATTGACGCCTTCTGTCGATGCGTGTAACGCATTACTCGATGCTTTGTGGCGAAAGGATGAAATCACATTGGCGTGGTGCTTTTATGGGGCGATGATTCGAGCACGTGTTTCGGAAGATCGAGTTACATGGTCTCTTATTGCTCAGATTTTGAGCAAAGGTGGGAAATTTGATAGGATTGTTGCTCTCTTagatttgggaatttatagtTCAGTGATGTACAATGTTGTTATTGATCATTATAGCAAGAGTGGCGAGTTTGGTGCTGCATTTGGTCGGTTAGCTGAAATGCTTGATAGGAGAGTTGAAGCAGGATTCAGTACTTATAGCTCAATACTTGATGGGGCTTGCCGACATCGAGATGTCAATGTCACTGAGAAAACAATTGGAGAGATGATAGAGAAGGGATTTCTTTCGCCAAGTTCGTTGCTGGGTTATGATTCAGTCATTCAGAAACTTAGTGACTTGGGAAAGGTGCATGCTGCTGAGATGTTTTTCGAGAAGGCTCTTGAAAACAAGGTTAAATTGCTGAATGCTACATATGGTTGTTTGCTACGGGCAATGTCCAAAGAAGGCAGAGTAAAGGAAGCTATTAGAATGTACAGAATGATCAACGAAAGGAGTATTGTTGTGAACGATAGCTGTTATGATGCATTTCTGGATCTCCTTTGCAAGGAAGATCCATCAGAAGAAAAAAGTCAGCTGGTAAGAGAACTGATCACGAGAGGGCTTTCTTCTTGCCATTCGGGATTGTCGAATTTTTTAGCATCCCAATGTAGGAAGCGCAGATGGAAAGAAGTGGAGGATCTGTTGGATGTGATATTAGAGAAGGGCCTGTCGCTGGATACCTTCTGTTGTAGCTCCCTGGTCAGGCGTTACTGCTCGATTGGGCAGATGAGTAAAGCTGTAGCCTTACATAATAAGATATTGAAACTAGAGGCAACCTTGGACAAAAGTGCTTACAATATACTCCTTGAAGCCCTCCTCAGAGGGAGGGACATTGACGAAgcatttagtgtttttgatCACATGAGGAGAAGGGATTTGGTTAGTACCGCGAGTTTTTCGATCATGATTCGTGGGCTCTGCCGCATCAAGGAACTGAGAAAGGCCATGGCATACCACGATGAGATGTTGGAAATGGGGCTTAAACCTGACAAAGCATCGTACACACGTTTAATATCAGGATTTAGATGA
- the LOC104445743 gene encoding probable dolichyl-diphosphooligosaccharide--protein glycosyltransferase subunit 3B yields MAAVSGETPLRLAAAALLLLLSAAAAAVAVADPDADRAAELLSLQSRSKSGVIHLDDHAVSRFLTSTKTPRSYSLLIFFDATQLHDKSELHLPELRREFSLVAASFAANSAENPSAQSRLFFCDLEFKESQSSFAQFGVNSLPHIRLVGPEVKSLKDSEQMDQGDFSRMAESMAEFIESRTGLRVGPITRPPMFSKTQIGIVVVLVLIWLPFAAKKVLAGETLLHDKKVWLISAVFVYFFSVAGTMHNIIRKMPMFLVDRNDPSKLVFFYQGSGMQLGAEGFAVGFLYTIVGLLLAMMTHLLVRVRNVNVQRGIMFSALLLCFWAVKKVVFLDNWKTGYGIHGFWPNSWN; encoded by the coding sequence ATGGCGGCCGTCTCCGGCGAAACCCCTCtccgcctcgccgccgccgccctcctcctcctcctctcggccgccgccgccgccgtcgccgtcgccgatcCCGACGCCGATCGGGCGGCCGAGCTCCTCTCCCTCCAGTCCCGATCCAAATCCGGCGTCATCCACCTCGACGACCACGCCGTCTCCCGCTTCCTCACCTCCACCAAGACCCCGCGCTCCTACTccctcctcatcttcttcgACGCCACCCAGCTCCACGACAAGTCCGAGCTCCACCTCCCGGAGCTCCGCCGCGAGTTCTCCCTCGTCGCCGCCTCCTTCGCCGCCAACAGCGCCGAGAACCCCAGCGCGCAGTCCAGGCTCTTCTTCTGCGACCTCGAGTTCAAGGAGTCCCAGTCCAGCTTCGCGCAGTTCGGGGTCAACTCGCTCCCCCACATCCGCCTCGTCGGGCCCGAGGTGAAGAGCCTCAAGGACTCGGAGCAGATGGACCAGGGGGACTTCTCCCGGATGGCCGAGTCGATGGCCGAGTTCATCGAGTCCCGCACCGGGCTCCGCGTTGGCCCCATCACCCGCCCGCCCATGTTCTCGAAGACGCAGATCGGGATCGTCGTCGTGCTGGTGCTGATCTGGCTGCCGTTCGCGGCGAAGAAGGTTCTGGCCGGGGAGACGCTGTTGCACGACAAGAAAGTCTGGCTGATCAGCGCCGTGTTCGTGTACTTCTTCAGCGTCGCCGGCACGATGCATAATATTATTAGGAAGATGCCAATGTTTTTGGTGGATAGGAACGATCCGTCGAAGCTGGTGTTCTTTTACCAGGGTTCCGGGATGCAGCTCGGGGCCGAAGGGTTCGCGGTCGGGTTCCTTTACACGATCGTCGGGTTGTTGCTGGCGATGATGACGCATTTGTTGGTGAGAGTGAGGAATGTGAATGTCCAGAGGGGGATCATGTTCTCGGCGCTTTTGTTGTGTTTCTGGGCTGTGAAGAAGGTGGTGTTCTTGGATAATTGGAAGACTGGGTATGGAATTCACGGGTTCTGGCCTAACAGTTGGAATTGA